A stretch of the Diorhabda sublineata isolate icDioSubl1.1 chromosome 11, icDioSubl1.1, whole genome shotgun sequence genome encodes the following:
- the LOC130450345 gene encoding transmembrane protein 94 isoform X3, whose amino-acid sequence MEIQNDDTGLRTEEAINKLYEEISNVLSQYKISQKCRKSKSWLKDALHYKSQRTTVNVVSIIFGLWTAASLVIGYLLEGDNLGGYEAIPVLILLLINVFLEIYDNKLRHQEIPHKIQAVLDNLIKEKKQIKWTQANYPDLYTPFSPCITLQWTYRDGEIVNLPWALLVKGDIVLIRPGQISPGYCEALEKQSEFPLLHAKEVYAPTLQNANEVFSTPKYRKPLEPKKYRLLETPYLNNLKIFLEQALDRPVSQLNQQRHLVTIKIVEQMILPFTFVLVIVINLFRYFYFHKYFGRYLVSNTLFIVPCNVILPLLPMIFPLFWNLANYIGSARIKTIFDACTQCDSKIRHLEEDADSSPIDDESLNISRKEILLNFLKILRGKPEILTRSTNILHVLGSVTALGCIDKKGVLSWPNPTAEKIFFLHNQNHDSRASSLDNVNDLSSDIDSVFPNFQPESPSAVTEVLDLTHHHNDPFKLHFDDKEWNKFMSNLKPLGLAILLNTCNINTKENYNSFCSHITCEAMYNENLVPVTNRRCLCELAKEIGFIDEAQKIFNLEEQLSIFRHLQTEMMRRDNKYARSLQLSTKLKFPFPHMFAVIVQELSTGNMQLLSEGTADIVLDSCVDYWDGHDLVPLSNTDRKRIQDFYQRSSLTAYCTAFAYRPLIKTIHSKLSEVYLELPSDSRHLYLSQRSPTPVHWDVKSVLEPKIKSTQYYSADSLLYNECHADTVTDAESCFQIQCNQIFIGMVTMQYQVLIDMVHLIEQLERACIRFVHFSKENELRSRVFSEKMGLESGWNCHISLLSERNSSNLESSRTMSFSAPSAINLEHSTVKFEKEVEKFNIERKRSEQQEETEETSQESLLLQADNTAHEWQSLSNLTESTEHSAPINFDMSNRAKLPRGIDKIRPHIELIDNVPLLVSLFTDCTPDVTREMLQIMQDYNEVVCIMGSAENCDNAGVFMQADASISVMPLYPQVCQKIKAYKTPENCIGPIDLSGQLNSIPCSLAIQRDAPLPVYRLVMESRNFVTSIWNSGQFWLCCCIALSLLQVLSTVLMLPGLLTTGQVLWFSCLVVPLLSVSLMARPIDPDVMKKPQGKNQNLTNWNVAVFILWCYGSKYLVSFIVVLTSYIGILTNHCEQICAVLSNCTCAFFYNPVILTESASMGGWDENEWTLLVARLIISFIILLHFVAISIGFIHRDHLVFQKSPHSNIYWLIAIFILITSQSIYTILTFVNITETQDVNTEFSIPLWVIIFAGVSPLVVFVVNELVKRQEIMVKERFLKRARLDFGTKLGMNSPF is encoded by the exons atggaaattcaaaATGATGACACCGGATTAAGAACTGAAGAGGCAATTAATAAACTATATGAAGAAATTTCCAATGTACTTTCTCAATATAAAATCTCACAAAAATGCAG aaaatctaAATCCTGGTTAAAAGACGCTTTGCATTACAAAAGTCAACGTACAACTGTAAATGTAGTGTCTATAATATTTGGACTGTGGACAGCTGCATCCCTTGTTATTGGATATCTATTAGAAGGAGATAATTTGGGAGGATATGAAGCTATACctgtattaatattattattaataaacgtttttttggaaatatatgaCAATAAATTGAGACACCAAGAAATACCACATAAAATTCAAGCAGTATTAGATAACTTAATAAAGGAAAAGAAACAAATCAAATGGACGCAGGCAAATTATCCTGATTTATACACTCCTTTTTCACCTTGTATCACTTTACAATGGACTTATCGAGATGGAGAAATCGTCAACTTACCCTGGGCGTTATTAGTTAAAGGAGATATAGTACTTATTAGACCAG GTCAAATAAGTCCAGGTTACTGTGAAGCTCTAGAAAAACAATCTGAGTTTCCTCTGCTACATGCTAAAGAAGTATATGCGCCAACCCTACAAAATGCAAATGAAGTTTTCAGCACTCCCAAATATAGAAAACCTCTCGAACCTAAAAAGTATCGCCTTCTGGAAACTCCCTATttaaacaacttgaaaatattcCTTGAACAAGCTTTGGATAGGCCGGTATCTCAACTAAACCAACAAAGGCATTTAGTTACTATAAAGATTGTAGAACAAATGATTTTACCTTTTACTTTTGTTTTAGTGAttgttatcaatttatttagatatttctaTTTCCACAAGTACTTTGGACGATATTTAGTATCAAATACCTTATTCATTGTACCGTGTAATGTTATTTTACCATTACTTCCCATGATATTTCCATTGTTTTGGAATTTGGCAAATTATATTGGAAGTGCGAG AATCAAAACCATTTTTGACGCCTGTACCCAATGTGATTCGAAGATTAGGCATTTAGAAGAAGATGCAGATAGTTCACCTATAGATGACGAAAGTCTTAATATTAGTCGAAAAGAAatactattaaattttttgaaaatactcagAGGGAAACCGGAAATTCTTACAAGATCCACTAATATTCTTCACGTTCTCGGTTCTGTCACT GCGTTAGGATGTATTGACAAAAAGGGAGTTCTTTCATGGCCAAATCCCACtgccgaaaaaatattttttttacataatcaaAATCACGATTCACGCGCTTCCAG CTTAGATAACGTGAACGATTTATCCAGTGATATAGATTCTGTTTTCCCAAATTTTCAACCAGAAAGTCCCAGTGCAGTGACCGAAGTGCTAGATCTAACTCACCATCACAACGATCCTTTCAAATTACATTTCGATGATAaagaatggaataaatttatgTCTAATCTGAAACCGCTGGGATTAGCAATATTACTGAATACTTGCAATATCAATACCAAG gaaaattataattcattctGTTCACACATTACATGTGAGGCCATGTACAACGAAAATCTAGTACCGGTGACTAATAGAAGATGTCTTTGCGAATTAGCCAAGGAAATTGGATTCATAGATGAAGCACAAAAGATTTTCAATCTAGAAGAACAACTTTCGATATTTAGACATTTG CAAACCGAAATGATGAGGAGAGATAACAAATACGCGAGATCTCTGCAGTTATCAACGAAGTTAAAATTCCCATTTCCTCATATGTTTGCAGTAATCGTTCAAGAATTATCAACGGGTAACATGCAGTTGCTTTCCGAAGGAACTGCTGATATCGTTTTAGATTCTTGCGTCGACTATTGGGACGGTCATGATCTGGTACCATTATCAAATACTGATAGAAAAAGAATACAAGATTTTTATCAAAGGAGCAGTCTTACTGCGTATTGTACTGCGTTTGCTTATAG acCTTTGATCAAAACTATCCACTCGAAATTGAGTGAAGTTTATTTAGAACTACCCAGCGACTCGAGACATTTATATTTAAGTCAAAGAAGTCCGACTCCAGTGCATTGGGATGTAAAAAGTGTTTTAGAACCGAAGATAAAATCAACACAGTATTATAGTGCAG ATTCCCTGTTATATAATGAGTGTCATGCTGATACAGTCACCGATGCAGAAAGTTGTTTCCAAATACAgtgtaatcaaatttttataggcATGGTTACCATGCAATATcaagttttaattgatatg GTACATTTGATCGAACAGCTCGAACGAGCTTGCATAAGATTCGTTCATTTCAGCAAAGAAAATGAACTGCGTTCGAGggtttttagtgaaaaaatggGACTAGAGAGTGGTTGGAATTGCCACATATCTTTATTAAGCGAAAGAAATAG TAGTAACCTAGAATCGTCGAGGACGATGAGTTTCTCCGCACCGAGCGCCATAAATCTGGAACATTCCACcgtcaaatttgaaaaagaagtGGAAAAGTTCAACATAGAAAGAAAACGTTCAGAACAACAAGAAGAAACTGAAGAAACCAGCCAGGAAAGTTTGCTTTTACAAGCCGATAACACCGCTCACGAGTGGCAATCTTTGAGTAATCTTACGGAAAGTACGGAACATAGTGCCCCCATTAATTTTGATATGAGTAATAGA gCGAAATTACCTAGAGGAATCGACAAAATAAGGCCGCACATTGAATTAATTGATAACGTACCTTTATTGGTATCTTTGTTCACTGATTGTACGCCAGACGTCACAAGGGAAATGTTACAAATTATGCAAGATTACAATGAGGTTGTCTGCATTATGGGATCGGCGGAAAATTGTGATAATGCCGGTGTGTTTATGCAAGCTGACGCAAG TATTTCAGTGATGCCACTGTACCCTCAGGTGTGCCAAAAAATAAAAGCTTACAAAACTCCGGAAAATTGCATCGGCCCAATCGACTTATCTGGTCAATTAAATTCAATACCATGTTCTTTGGCAATCCAGCGAGATGCTCCTCTTCCAGTTTATAGACTAGTAATGGAATCTAGAAATTTCGTTACTTCGATTTGGAACTCTG gTCAATTTTGGTTGTGCTGTTGCATAGCTTTGAGTTTACTACAAGTATTATCAACAGTATTGATGCTACCAGGTCTTCTAACCACCGGACAAGTTCTGTGGTTTTCGTGTTTAGTAGTACCTCTGTTGAGCGTGTCCTTAATGGCCAGACCCATTGATCCTGACGTGATGAAGAAGCCTCAAGGGAAAAACCAAAATCTCACCAACTGGAAT GTGGCTGTATTCATCTTATGGTGTTATGGTAGCAAATATTTGGTTAGTTTTATTGTGGTATTAACATCTTATATTGGTATTTTGACGAATCACTGCGAACAGATTTGCGCGGTACTTTCGAATTGTACATGTGCCTTTTTTTATAATCCTGTTATATTGACAGAATCCGCATCTATGGGTGGATGGGATGAAAACGAATGGACCCTACTGGTAGCTAGACTcataattagttttattattttgttacatttcg TTGCTATTTCCATTGGATTTATCCATCGTGATCATTTGGTTTTTCAAAAATCGCcgcattcaaatatttattggttgATTGCCATCTTCATTTT GATAACATCACAATCCATCTACACAATTTTGACCTTCGTTAATATCACAGAAACCCAGGATGTCAACACGGAGTTTTCAATCCCTTTATGGGTCATTATATTTGCTGGCGTCTCACCATTGGTTGTATTTGTCGTTAACGAGCTCGTTAAAAGGCAAGAAATTAt ggTGAAAGAACGGTTTTTGAAAAGAGCACGGTTagattttggaacaaaattgGGAATGAACTCCCCATTTTAG
- the LOC130450345 gene encoding transmembrane protein 94 isoform X1: MEIQNDDTGLRTEEAINKLYEEISNVLSQYKISQKCRKSKSWLKDALHYKSQRTTVNVVSIIFGLWTAASLVIGYLLEGDNLGGYEAIPVLILLLINVFLEIYDNKLRHQEIPHKIQAVLDNLIKEKKQIKWTQANYPDLYTPFSPCITLQWTYRDGEIVNLPWALLVKGDIVLIRPGQISPGYCEALEKQSEFPLLHAKEVYAPTLQNANEVFSTPKYRKPLEPKKYRLLETPYLNNLKIFLEQALDRPVSQLNQQRHLVTIKIVEQMILPFTFVLVIVINLFRYFYFHKYFGRYLVSNTLFIVPCNVILPLLPMIFPLFWNLANYIGSARIKTIFDACTQCDSKIRHLEEDADSSPIDDESLNISRKEILLNFLKILRGKPEILTRSTNILHVLGSVTALGCIDKKGVLSWPNPTAEKIFFLHNQNHDSRASSLDNVNDLSSDIDSVFPNFQPESPSAVTEVLDLTHHHNDPFKLHFDDKEWNKFMSNLKPLGLAILLNTCNINTKENYNSFCSHITCEAMYNENLVPVTNRRCLCELAKEIGFIDEAQKIFNLEEQLSIFRHLQTEMMRRDNKYARSLQLSTKLKFPFPHMFAVIVQELSTGNMQLLSEGTADIVLDSCVDYWDGHDLVPLSNTDRKRIQDFYQRSSLTAYCTAFAYRPLIKTIHSKLSEVYLELPSDSRHLYLSQRSPTPVHWDVKSVLEPKIKSTQYYSADSLLYNECHADTVTDAESCFQIQCNQIFIGMVTMQYQVLIDMVHLIEQLERACIRFVHFSKENELRSRVFSEKMGLESGWNCHISLLSERNRGENGGQAEASFSPPQQRHRCMIQSVKRNQNSPRIDDKPFLINSSNLESSRTMSFSAPSAINLEHSTVKFEKEVEKFNIERKRSEQQEETEETSQESLLLQADNTAHEWQSLSNLTESTEHSAPINFDMSNRAKLPRGIDKIRPHIELIDNVPLLVSLFTDCTPDVTREMLQIMQDYNEVVCIMGSAENCDNAGVFMQADASISVMPLYPQVCQKIKAYKTPENCIGPIDLSGQLNSIPCSLAIQRDAPLPVYRLVMESRNFVTSIWNSGQFWLCCCIALSLLQVLSTVLMLPGLLTTGQVLWFSCLVVPLLSVSLMARPIDPDVMKKPQGKNQNLTNWNVAVFILWCYGSKYLVSFIVVLTSYIGILTNHCEQICAVLSNCTCAFFYNPVILTESASMGGWDENEWTLLVARLIISFIILLHFVAISIGFIHRDHLVFQKSPHSNIYWLIAIFILITSQSIYTILTFVNITETQDVNTEFSIPLWVIIFAGVSPLVVFVVNELVKRQEIMVKERFLKRARLDFGTKLGMNSPF; this comes from the exons atggaaattcaaaATGATGACACCGGATTAAGAACTGAAGAGGCAATTAATAAACTATATGAAGAAATTTCCAATGTACTTTCTCAATATAAAATCTCACAAAAATGCAG aaaatctaAATCCTGGTTAAAAGACGCTTTGCATTACAAAAGTCAACGTACAACTGTAAATGTAGTGTCTATAATATTTGGACTGTGGACAGCTGCATCCCTTGTTATTGGATATCTATTAGAAGGAGATAATTTGGGAGGATATGAAGCTATACctgtattaatattattattaataaacgtttttttggaaatatatgaCAATAAATTGAGACACCAAGAAATACCACATAAAATTCAAGCAGTATTAGATAACTTAATAAAGGAAAAGAAACAAATCAAATGGACGCAGGCAAATTATCCTGATTTATACACTCCTTTTTCACCTTGTATCACTTTACAATGGACTTATCGAGATGGAGAAATCGTCAACTTACCCTGGGCGTTATTAGTTAAAGGAGATATAGTACTTATTAGACCAG GTCAAATAAGTCCAGGTTACTGTGAAGCTCTAGAAAAACAATCTGAGTTTCCTCTGCTACATGCTAAAGAAGTATATGCGCCAACCCTACAAAATGCAAATGAAGTTTTCAGCACTCCCAAATATAGAAAACCTCTCGAACCTAAAAAGTATCGCCTTCTGGAAACTCCCTATttaaacaacttgaaaatattcCTTGAACAAGCTTTGGATAGGCCGGTATCTCAACTAAACCAACAAAGGCATTTAGTTACTATAAAGATTGTAGAACAAATGATTTTACCTTTTACTTTTGTTTTAGTGAttgttatcaatttatttagatatttctaTTTCCACAAGTACTTTGGACGATATTTAGTATCAAATACCTTATTCATTGTACCGTGTAATGTTATTTTACCATTACTTCCCATGATATTTCCATTGTTTTGGAATTTGGCAAATTATATTGGAAGTGCGAG AATCAAAACCATTTTTGACGCCTGTACCCAATGTGATTCGAAGATTAGGCATTTAGAAGAAGATGCAGATAGTTCACCTATAGATGACGAAAGTCTTAATATTAGTCGAAAAGAAatactattaaattttttgaaaatactcagAGGGAAACCGGAAATTCTTACAAGATCCACTAATATTCTTCACGTTCTCGGTTCTGTCACT GCGTTAGGATGTATTGACAAAAAGGGAGTTCTTTCATGGCCAAATCCCACtgccgaaaaaatattttttttacataatcaaAATCACGATTCACGCGCTTCCAG CTTAGATAACGTGAACGATTTATCCAGTGATATAGATTCTGTTTTCCCAAATTTTCAACCAGAAAGTCCCAGTGCAGTGACCGAAGTGCTAGATCTAACTCACCATCACAACGATCCTTTCAAATTACATTTCGATGATAaagaatggaataaatttatgTCTAATCTGAAACCGCTGGGATTAGCAATATTACTGAATACTTGCAATATCAATACCAAG gaaaattataattcattctGTTCACACATTACATGTGAGGCCATGTACAACGAAAATCTAGTACCGGTGACTAATAGAAGATGTCTTTGCGAATTAGCCAAGGAAATTGGATTCATAGATGAAGCACAAAAGATTTTCAATCTAGAAGAACAACTTTCGATATTTAGACATTTG CAAACCGAAATGATGAGGAGAGATAACAAATACGCGAGATCTCTGCAGTTATCAACGAAGTTAAAATTCCCATTTCCTCATATGTTTGCAGTAATCGTTCAAGAATTATCAACGGGTAACATGCAGTTGCTTTCCGAAGGAACTGCTGATATCGTTTTAGATTCTTGCGTCGACTATTGGGACGGTCATGATCTGGTACCATTATCAAATACTGATAGAAAAAGAATACAAGATTTTTATCAAAGGAGCAGTCTTACTGCGTATTGTACTGCGTTTGCTTATAG acCTTTGATCAAAACTATCCACTCGAAATTGAGTGAAGTTTATTTAGAACTACCCAGCGACTCGAGACATTTATATTTAAGTCAAAGAAGTCCGACTCCAGTGCATTGGGATGTAAAAAGTGTTTTAGAACCGAAGATAAAATCAACACAGTATTATAGTGCAG ATTCCCTGTTATATAATGAGTGTCATGCTGATACAGTCACCGATGCAGAAAGTTGTTTCCAAATACAgtgtaatcaaatttttataggcATGGTTACCATGCAATATcaagttttaattgatatg GTACATTTGATCGAACAGCTCGAACGAGCTTGCATAAGATTCGTTCATTTCAGCAAAGAAAATGAACTGCGTTCGAGggtttttagtgaaaaaatggGACTAGAGAGTGGTTGGAATTGCCACATATCTTTATTAAGCGAAAGAAATAG AGGAGAAAACGGCGGACAAGCAGAGGCTAGTTTTAGTCCTCCACAGCAAAGGCATAGATGTATGATACAAAGTGTCAAAAGGAATCAGAATTCACCTCGTATCGATGACAAACCGTTCTTGATTAATAG TAGTAACCTAGAATCGTCGAGGACGATGAGTTTCTCCGCACCGAGCGCCATAAATCTGGAACATTCCACcgtcaaatttgaaaaagaagtGGAAAAGTTCAACATAGAAAGAAAACGTTCAGAACAACAAGAAGAAACTGAAGAAACCAGCCAGGAAAGTTTGCTTTTACAAGCCGATAACACCGCTCACGAGTGGCAATCTTTGAGTAATCTTACGGAAAGTACGGAACATAGTGCCCCCATTAATTTTGATATGAGTAATAGA gCGAAATTACCTAGAGGAATCGACAAAATAAGGCCGCACATTGAATTAATTGATAACGTACCTTTATTGGTATCTTTGTTCACTGATTGTACGCCAGACGTCACAAGGGAAATGTTACAAATTATGCAAGATTACAATGAGGTTGTCTGCATTATGGGATCGGCGGAAAATTGTGATAATGCCGGTGTGTTTATGCAAGCTGACGCAAG TATTTCAGTGATGCCACTGTACCCTCAGGTGTGCCAAAAAATAAAAGCTTACAAAACTCCGGAAAATTGCATCGGCCCAATCGACTTATCTGGTCAATTAAATTCAATACCATGTTCTTTGGCAATCCAGCGAGATGCTCCTCTTCCAGTTTATAGACTAGTAATGGAATCTAGAAATTTCGTTACTTCGATTTGGAACTCTG gTCAATTTTGGTTGTGCTGTTGCATAGCTTTGAGTTTACTACAAGTATTATCAACAGTATTGATGCTACCAGGTCTTCTAACCACCGGACAAGTTCTGTGGTTTTCGTGTTTAGTAGTACCTCTGTTGAGCGTGTCCTTAATGGCCAGACCCATTGATCCTGACGTGATGAAGAAGCCTCAAGGGAAAAACCAAAATCTCACCAACTGGAAT GTGGCTGTATTCATCTTATGGTGTTATGGTAGCAAATATTTGGTTAGTTTTATTGTGGTATTAACATCTTATATTGGTATTTTGACGAATCACTGCGAACAGATTTGCGCGGTACTTTCGAATTGTACATGTGCCTTTTTTTATAATCCTGTTATATTGACAGAATCCGCATCTATGGGTGGATGGGATGAAAACGAATGGACCCTACTGGTAGCTAGACTcataattagttttattattttgttacatttcg TTGCTATTTCCATTGGATTTATCCATCGTGATCATTTGGTTTTTCAAAAATCGCcgcattcaaatatttattggttgATTGCCATCTTCATTTT GATAACATCACAATCCATCTACACAATTTTGACCTTCGTTAATATCACAGAAACCCAGGATGTCAACACGGAGTTTTCAATCCCTTTATGGGTCATTATATTTGCTGGCGTCTCACCATTGGTTGTATTTGTCGTTAACGAGCTCGTTAAAAGGCAAGAAATTAt ggTGAAAGAACGGTTTTTGAAAAGAGCACGGTTagattttggaacaaaattgGGAATGAACTCCCCATTTTAG